A window of Oncorhynchus keta strain PuntledgeMale-10-30-2019 chromosome 27, Oket_V2, whole genome shotgun sequence contains these coding sequences:
- the LOC118359662 gene encoding bromodomain adjacent to zinc finger domain protein 2A-like isoform X1: MEANNYFNYGTHSSVSVNSGLKLSSGDSVYTNGSSTSFPQQEKNMNGEMNVNGSTTVIGSSVSGSQPPTAPYPHMSNHHHQSSMGYDYLWGGQPQYSPVMSLSPGHGMHQKQPPTGVMQQQSQQHFQGHGQYQLNGGMPGSHQPPVVPPPNMNLTGGQYWNRVNPGQQQSSTAMAMGYNSHSVYGAYQSQVHPGIAPSHHHQQQPPQPPPHQQTQQHHHQQQQQPQHYSMVSNGIPYYQHQPQHPPLPAPQPQAQMMPPTPQNFTPPRGSPQHHQMGRGGTGSPLPMAVSSVPMMSPSTMADSGSPQSQTRERSPHGGSVAMPAVMQGRMSEAFKDVDKGYNGMERASVAQRLPKSDSYPPKPPGPRMGPTNDYCQRSKQPMAQHHEMTTLARESALPEPPHSMSAPPPVVSTPPSAKAVTPPRVSAVSMAHMSASGPPVVSSSSVTSTPPRNSAPPVSSAPSPPVLGPPPRLSSPPLMLQGLRPFPVTVSTLPSVVSPPSSLSAPPPMPSALSPLLDKSSRPPSVSAPNSVSAHPPVSVAHLTAHTTSTPPAVVLTSTMVSALPHSMSVPIPALQQMVQGSRLPPLTSSPPALFGAPRETFCCLEVSASAPSPAVSTPSVAVMAPPSAVSRPHSAVSSRSISVSSLSQSVSTCPLAVSAPPAVSVSVMSSFPKEVSMPLLTVQGPRALPLSGPPPLTSQTSRAPPLSESPALMSVPLAVMTAPLEVPSAPPLSAPAPPQAPKRMVPPEPEERCMGNMKYMGNMKDPSVEADRVKTSSKIDSVGSPTRQCEKHSIKPLTVIPGTTLHPKNQEDSPGDQVCAEKNDTTPMSGADIPLEKRSLDDICVTDESTVDESFDESLQAESIRLDSTHMEDLSLTEEDDISNNSSFDDASRFDETSRLDDTSRMNDTSRLDDISRVDGDNSLFDDTSHTDDDTSRFDDSSRVDGNKSLFDYSARMDDSARMDDSARMDDSARMDDSARMDDSARMDDSARMDDSARMDDSARMDDSARMDDSARMDDSARMDDSARMDDSARMDDSARMDDSTRMDDSTRMDDSTRMDDSTRMDDSTHVEETSHVGDTTMDSSFSFVEDSRELTLDDTQTENVSRAEETMDSCLSTKESMLESSLNNTSQMQDSSVDVSQNDISRSSSNFPAKPTPAYEGDREAEVCDIPDSTGTTSTKASAATIMAPPVIVDKGKHTAALSALVESLVGAPLLPLGAPAVPTTGQKTKTPRKPRKPRTQAASIPVPQAPGKAQRKSAIKTPKVEKIKVERRKKLEVGENKEKGRPRKRKKKIESVAATGEPEHSAEGLLPGQSGPVTTIGKPCLTSGETPPVIKPKKVRVKKVSVLEPKPHKIAKMDIDTKPNDDDNNVNDGDDSSTAGDTPRRRIATEEQVYFPLLHGWRREIRVKKNEDRLKGETWYYSPCGRRMKQFPEVIKYLNRHQDTAVTREHFSFSPRMPVGDFYEERDSTEGVKWCLLANEEVPSMIMAITGRRGRPPNPDKEMPRPRARRTKGGPVRKPGRPPKPKMVDLLSKVDARMLKRLEAKDGLTEEDKEKLVKIKKKMKRKARMKRKEDNKNKKIRQEKKQAKLDKETKEVKAEPADQEASQPAPPQPPAPEPKKRGPRKKVEVPPPVVETDQERLAKGKRVLGARSKAKALAAAQAEAEAAAQAALAAKKQVERRAQAQRRLEERRRQQMILEELKKPIEDMCLTDHQPLPELSRIPGLVLSGVAFSHCLTVVEFLYCYGKVLGLHIPTDVPSLSTLQEGLLGLGDSQSEVQDLLIKLVEAALHDPGLPPYYQSVKILGEKLVDLELTRSTVSEGLRIFLESHGFDMEVCNVLRTKTFLTLNPDTKAAILGFLVEELNGSNIVISEIDNTLENRATYRKNKWIIEGKLRKLKAALARRTGRSEEELYLEERRRSVRVAEEENLSLEESGGPMERGSRRRTPKEDAKLNETDSPTNASIPELERQIDKLTKRQVFFRKKLLQSSHSLRAVSLGQDRFRRRYWLLPHLGGVLVEGPEEILATEDILVKEVPVTLLKREPKVEEKPTTAPPASSPQSQTSLPPKEDPLPGTASLMSSPRARGRPRKIKPEVELHLRTAKCRRRRRSSKSGGEESGPGVSPDTTTTTTNGTEDLTQSTFSNCLSQFQGALTNGTEPITGTAPKGRLQEDSVKEMAEKRGQWFNLLPKQPCDKTSLTEPQTPPSKPPKRLPLTPSTLPALAAPLLQSVSDPTPHVTPSPAKPGRRRRRGGSPARRAGARAAAAKRRGRPSSTLFQEIEQQYFTQLVVKPIPASMVRGWWWIKEPEDLTATLQALHPRGIREKVLHKHLAKHMEYLAEVCTRPINDPIFQVKVKEGEALLESLQQPWQVQERALETDVGALRWVEDLEQRVIAADLHLKMAPQNGRSDTDNNTETPAAGFQPYTVPEVDSTRDDLQYYEHDVDPRDDWIVRTKKEWSDLPRVASHPLDLAVLRLANLERNIDRRYLKEPLWNLAEVVRLAPLTPEESQMGQMDVMSLESEITPRLRTWRQALDRCRSAPQLCLCLLQLEKAIAWERSVVKVTCQVCRKGDNDEYLLLCDGCDRGCHMYCLRPKVTQVPEGDWFCPTCVSKASDGESPRSNHRSSKQRTRVKKRRYEDDSSDEEAVPSKRSGGGANIATRHKDGGPALSSRYSGDGGRTAGFSPAKRRRMTTRNQPDLTYCEIILMEMESHSDAWPFLEPVNPRMVPGYRRIIKNPMDFLTMRERLLQGGYCSCEEFAADAHLVFNNCELFNEDTSEVGMAGHSMKRFFENRWAEFYASKDQ, encoded by the exons ATATGAACGGCGAAATGAATGTGAATGGCAGCACTACTGTAATTGGGTCCAGTGTGTCTGGCTCCCAACCTCCAACAGCCCCATACCCTCATATGagcaaccaccaccaccagagTAGCATGGGCTACGACTACCTGTGGGGAGGACAGCCACAATACAGCCCAGTCATGAGCTTGTCTCCTGGGCATGGCATGCACCAGAAGCAGCCTCCCACTGGGGTGATGCAGCAACAGAGCCAGCAGCATTTCCAGGGTCACGGACAGTACCAACTGAACGGGGGCATGCCTGGGTCCCATCAGCCCCCCGTGGTGCCACCCCCAAACATGAATCTTACAGGGGGCCAGTATTGGAACAGGGTTAACCCGGGGCAACAGCAGAGCAGCACAGCCATGGCAATGGGGTATAACTCGCACAGCGTGTACGGGGCCTACCAGAGCCAGGTGCACCCTGGGATTGCGCCCTCACACCATCACCAGCAGCAGCCTCCACAGCCACCCCCTCACCAACAGACAcagcaacaccaccaccagcagcagcagcaacctCAGCACTACAGCATGGTGTCCAACGGGATTCCCTACTACCAGCACCAGCCCCAGCACCCACCTCTTCCCGCTCCACAACCTCAGGCTCAGATGATGCCCCCTACCCCCCAGAATTTCACCCCTCCACGGGGAAGTCCCCAGCACCACCAGATGGGCCGGGGGGGCACAGGCAGCCCCCTCCCCATGGCGGTGTCTTCTGTCCCCATGATGTCACCCTCGACAATGGCGGATAGTGGATCGCCCCAGAGTCAGACGAGGGAGAGGAGTCCTCATGGTGGTTCTGTAGCGATGCCAGCTGTCATGCAAG GGCGGATGAGTGAAGCGTTTAAGGATGTGGATAAAGGCTACAATGGGATGGAGAGGGCGTCTGTCGCCCAGCGGCTGCCTAAAAGCGACAGCTACCCTCCCAAGCCCCCTGGACCTCGCATGGGGCCCACCAATGACTACTGCCAGCGCTCCAAGCAGCCAATGGCCCAGCACCATGAAATGACTACCTTAGCGAGGGAGTCTGCGCTGCCTGAGCCTCCACACTCGATGTCGGCGCCTCCCCCTGTGGTTTCCACACCTCCTTCAGCTAAGGCAGTAACCCCTCCTAGGGTCTCTGCAGTGTCTATGGCTCATATGAGTGCCTCAGGGCCTCCTGTTGTTTCATCTTCCTCCGTTACTTCTACGCCTCCCCGAAACTCAGCTCCTCCCGTGTCCTCTGCTCCTTCTCCCCCTGTGCTCGGGCCTCCTCCCAGGCTGTCGTCGCCTCCTCTGATGTTACAAGGCCTAAGACCTTTTCCAGTGACTGTGTCCACACTTCCATCAGTCGTATCACCTCCCTCCTCATTGTCTGCACCTCCTCCTATGCCATCTGCTCTTTCTCCTTTACTGGACAAATCCTCTAGACCTCCATCTGTGTCTGCTCCCAATTCAGTCAGTGCTCATCCCCCAGTGTCTGTGGCACATCTGACTGCTCACACTACATCTACACCTCCTGCAGTGGTCTTGACTTCTACCATGGTGTCTGCTCTCCCGCACTCCATGTCTGTGCCTATCCCCGCTCTTCAACAGATGGTCCAAGGATCCAGACTACCTCCTCTGACTTCTTCTCCCCCTGCTTTATTTGGAGCACCTCGAGAAACGTTTTGTTGTCTCGAGGTGTCTGCATCTGCTCCTTCCCCAGCGGTGTCTACTCCCTCGGTGGCAGTCATGGCACCTCCCTCAGCAGTGTCCAGGCCGCATTCGGCAGTCAGTTCACGTTCTATATCAGTGTCCTCACTTTCTCAATCAGTGTCTACTTGTCCCCTAGCAGTTTCTGCCCCTCCcgcagtgtctgtgtctgtaatgTCCTCCTTTCCAAAGGAGGTGTCTATGCCTCTTCTAACAGTCCAAGGCCCTAGAGCTCTACCTTTGTCTGGACCTCCTCCTCTCACATCCCAAACCTCCAGAGCTCCTCCATTGTCTGAGTCACCTGCCTTGATGTCTGTACCTCTTGCAGTGATGACTGCTCCTCTTGAGGTACCTTCTGCACCTCCACTATCCGCCCCTGCTCCTCCACAAGCTCCTAAACGGATGGTTCCCCCAGAGCCAGAGGAGCGATGCATGGGGAACATGAAGTACATGGGGAACATGAAGGATCCCTCTGTAGAAGCAGACAGAGTCAAAACATCATCAAAGATTGATTCCGTAGGGTCTCCGACTCGTCAATGTGAAAAACACTCAATCAAACCCCTCACAGTTATTCCTGGGACGACACTGCACCCCAAGAACCAAGAGGACTCCCCTGGGGACCAAGTTTGTGCTGAGAAAAATGACACCACCCCGATGAGCGGTGCAGACATTCCCCTGGAGAAGAGAAGTCTGGATGACATCTGTGTGACGGATGAGTCAACAGTTGATGAGTCTTTTGACGAGTCCTTGCAGGCGGAGTCCATACGCCTCGACAGCACCCATATGGAAGACCTCAGCCTCACTGAGGAAGATGACATCAGTAACAACTCGTCATTTGACGATGCCTCTCGGTTTGACGAAACTTCTAGACTTGACGATACCTCTCGCATGAATGACACATCTCGATTGGATGACATCTCCCGCGTAGATGGTGATAACTCTCTGTTTGACGATACCTCTCACACGGATGATGACACTTCCCGCTTTGACGACAGCTCTCGCGTAGATGGCAACAAATCTCTATTTGACTACAGCGCTCGCATGGATGACAGCGCTCGCATGGATGACAGCGCTCGCATGGATGACAGCGCTCGCATGGATGACAGCGCTCGCATGGATGACAGCGCTCGCATGGATGACAGCGCTCGCATGGATGACAGCGCTCGCATGGATGACAGCGCTCGCATGGATGACAGCGCTCGCATGGATGACAGCGCTCGCATGGATGACAGCGCTCGCATGGATGACAGCGCTCGCATGGATGACAGCGCTCGCATGGATGACAGCGCTCGCATGGATGACAGCACTCGCATGGATGACAGCACTCGCATGGATGACAGCACTCGCATGGATGACAGCACTCGCATGGATGACAGCACTCacgtggaggaaacatcacatgTTGGAGACACTACAATGGATAGCAGCTTCTCCTTTGTGGAGGACTCTAGGGAATTGACTCTGGATGATACCCAGACAGAGAACGTTTCTCGGGCAGAGGAGACCATGGACAGCTGCCTGAGCACCAAGGAGTCCATGCTGGAGTCCTCTCTGAACAACACCTCTCAGATGCAGGACTCCAGTGTTGACGTGTCCCAGAATGACATCTCTCGGTCAAGCTCAAATTTCCCTGCTAAACCAACCCCAGCCTACGAAG GTGACCGCGAGGCAGAGGTCTGCGATATACCAGACTCCACTGGCACCACCAGCACCAAGGCCAGTGCTGCTACCATCATGGCACCACCTGTTATCGTGGATAAAGGCAAGCACACAGCGGCGCTCAGTGCCCTGGTGGAAAGCCTGGTTGGAGCCCCGCTCCTGCCCCTAGGTGCCCCAGCCGTGCCCACGACTGGCCAAAAGACCAAAACACCAAGGAAACCCAGGAAGCCACGCACTCAAGCAGCCTCCATTCCCG TTCCGCAGGCCCCTGGGAAAGCCCAGCGGAAGTCTGCTATTAAAACTCCAAAGGTAGAGAAGAtaaaggtagagaggaggaagaagctTGAGGTAGGAGAGAACAAGGAAAAGGGACGAcctagaaagagaaagaagaagatTGAATCAGTAGCAGCCACAGGAGAGCCTGAACATTCTGCTGAAGGCCTACTTCCTGGTCAAAGTGGACCAGTCACTACCATTGGTAAACCATGTCTGACCAGTGGCGAGACCCCACCAGTAATCAAACCCAAGAAAGTTAGAGTCAAGAAAGTAAGTGTTCTGGAGCCGAAGCCACACAAAATAGCAAAAATGGACATTGACACTAAACCCAATGATGATGACAATAACGTCAACGACGGCGACGACAGTTCCACTGCGG GTGACACTCCTAGAAGGAGGATAGCAACAGAGGAGCAGGTCTACTTCCCTCTGCTCCACGG CTGGAGGAGGGAGATCCGGGTCAAGAAGAATGAGGACCGACTCAAGGGCGAGACCTGGTACTACAGCCCCTGTGGGAGGAGGATGAAGCAGTTTCCTGAAGTCATCAAG TATCTGAACAGGCACCAGGACACTGCTGTGACCAGGGAACACTTCAGTTTCAGCCCCCGCATGCCTGTAGGAGACTTCTACGAGGAGAGggactccactgag GGAGTGAAATGGTGCCTACTGGCCAATGAGGAGGTGCCCTCCATGATCATGGCCATCACAGGCCGACGTGGCCGACCTCCAAACCCTGACAAAGAGATGCCCCGGCCCCGAGCTCGTCGTACCAAGGGTGGGCCAGTCCGAAAGCCCGGGAGGCCGCCCAAACCCAAGATGGTGGACCTGCTGAGCAAGGTGGACGCCAGAATGCTGAAGAGGCTAGAGGCCAAGG ATGGTCTGActgaggaggacaaggagaaacTTGTCAAAATCAAGAAGAAAATGAAGAGAAAG GCAAGGATGAAAAGAAAGGAGGATAACAAGAATAAAAAGATCCGACAGGAGAAAAAGCAAGCGAAG CTGGACAAGGAGACCAAGGAGGTGAAGGCTGAACCAGCCGACCAGGAGGCCTCACAGCCGGCCCCACCACAGCCACCCGCCCCTGAGCCCAAGAAGCGCGGCCCTAGGAAGAAGGTTGAGGTGCCGCCACCGGTTGTGGAGACTGACCAGGAGAGGTTGGCCAAGGGGAAAAGGGTGCTGGGGGCCAGGAGTAAGGCCAAAGCCCTGGCTGCGGCCCAGGCAGAGGCGGAGGCTGCAGCCCAGGCAGCCCTGGCAGCTAAGAAGCAGGTGGAGAGGAGGGCCCAGGCCCAGAGacggctggaggagaggaggagacagcagATGATCCTGGAGGAGCTGAAGAAGCCCATTGAGGACATGTGTCTCACAGACCACCAGCCCCTTCCGGAGCTGTCTCGGATCCCTGGCTTGGTTCTTTCTGGTGTGGCCTTCTCCCACTGCCTGACTGTGGTGGAGTTCCTGTACTGCTATGGCAAGGTGCTGGGCCTCCACATCCCCACTGATGTGCCTAGCCTCAGCACCCTGCAGGAGGGCCTCCTGGGCCTGGGAGACAGTCAAAGCGAGGTCCAGGATCTGCTCATAAAGCTGGTGGAGGCCGCACTACACGACCCAGGCCTGCCACCCTACTACCAg tcGGTGAAGATCCTAGGGGAGAAGCTGGTGGACCTGGAGCTGACTCGCAGCACAGTGTCTGAGGGCCTGAGGATCTTCCTGGAGTCCCATGGCTTTGACATGGAGGTGTGCAACGTGCTGCGGACCAAGACCTTCCTTACCCTCAACCCCGACACCAAGGCTGCCATCCTGGGCTTCCTGGTGGAGGAGCTCAACGGCAGCAACATTGTCATAAG TGAGATTGACAACACACTGGAAAACAGGGCTACGTACAGGAAGAACAAGTGGATCATCGAGGGGAAATTGCGCAA ACTGAAGGCAGCTCTAGCACGGCGTACGGGGCGGTCTGAGGAGGAGCTCTATCTAGAGGAGAGGAGGCGCAGTGTCAGGGTGGCAGAGGAGGAGAACCTCAGTCTGGAAGAAAGTGGCGGCCCCATGGAGAGGGGCAGCCGCCGCCGCACACCCAAGGAGGATGCCAAACTGAAtgaa ACTGACAGCCCCACCAACGCCAGCATTCCAGAGTTGGAGAGGCAGATCGATAAGCTAACCAAG CGACAGGTGTTTTTCCGTAAGAAGCTGCTCCAGTCCTCCCACTCCCTGCGGGCGGTGTCTCTGGGCCAGGACCGGTTCCGCCGGAGATACTGGCTCCTGCCCCACCTGGGAGGGGTGCTGGTGGAGGGGCCTGAGGAGATCCTAG cGACAGAAGATATCCTGGTGAAAGAGGTGCCCGTCACTCTTCTGAAGAGGGAACCCAAAGTGGAGGAGAAGCCCACTACCGCCCCTCCCGcctcctctccccagtcccaGACCTCCTTGCCCCCTAAAGAGGACCCTCTCCCCGGCACCGCCTCTCTTATGAGCAGTCCCAGGGCCCGGGGTCGCCCCCGCAAGATCAAACCAGAGGTGGAGCTACACCTCCGCACCGCCAAGTGTCGCCGCCGTCGCCGTAGCAGCAAGTCCGGCGGGGAGGAGTCGGGGCCAGGCGTTTCCCcggacaccaccaccaccaccaccaatggAACAGAAGACCTCACTCAGTCCACTTTCAGCAACTGTCTCAGCCAATTTCAGGGCGCCTTAACCAACGGGACGGAGCCAATAACAGGGACGGCACCTAAAGGCAGACTACAAGAGGATAGCGTGAAAGAGATGGCGGAGAAACGGGGGCAGTGGTTCAACCTGCTGCCAAAACAGCCTTGTGACAAAACCTCTCTGACAGAACCTCAGACCCCCCCCAGCAAGCCGCCCAAACGCCTCCCTCTGACCCCCAGCACCCTGCCTGCCCTTGCTGCTCCACTGCTGCAG tctgtATCAGACCCCACACCCCATGTGACCCCCAGTCCAGCCAAACCAGGGCGCAGGCGGAGGAGGGGCGGCAGTCCCGCCCGCAGGGCTGGCGCTAGAGCGGCTGCAGCTAAGCGTCGTGGCCGCCCTTCTTCCACACTCTTCCAGGAGATAGAGCAACAGTACTTCACTCAGCTCGTGGTCAAGCCAATTCCAGCAT CAATGGTGCGTGGCTGGTGGTGGATAAAGGAGCCTGAGGACCTGACGGCCACCCTGCAGGCCCTGCACCCACGAGGCATCCGGGAGAAGGTGCTCCACAAACACTTGGCCAAACACATGGAGTACCTGGCTGAGGTCTGCACACGGCCCATCAACG ACCCTATATTCCAGGTGaaggtgaaggagggagaggccCTGCTAGAGTCCCTGCAGCAGCCATGGCAGGTCCAGGAGCGGGCCCTGGAGACAGATGTCGGAGCCCTCCGCTGGGTGGAGGACCTGGAGCAGAGGGTCATTGCCGCCGACCTGCACCTCAAG ATGGCTCCTCAGAATGGAAGGAGCGACACTGACAATAACACGGAAACGCCAGCCGCAGGATTCCAG CCCTACACAGTTCCAGAGGTGGACTCCACGCGTGACGACCTGCAGTACTACGAGCATGATGTGGACCCCCGGGACGACTGGATCGTGCGGACCAAGAAGGAGTGGTCAGACCTGCCCCGTGTGGCCAGCCACCCGCTGGACCTGGCCGTCCTGCGCCTGGCCAACCTGGAGAGAAACATCGACCGGCGCTACCTGAAGGAGCCCCTCTGGAACCTGGCCGAGGTGGTGCGTCTCGCCCCCCTCACCCCCGAGGAGAGCCAGATGGGCCAGATGGATGTCATGAG TTTGGAGAGTGAGATCACCCCCAGATTGCGGACATGGCGCCAGGCCCTGGACCGCTGTCGGAGCGCCCCCCAGCTATGTCTGTGTCTGCTGCAGCTGGAGAAGGCCATCGCCTGGGAGAGATCTGTGGTCAAAGTG ACGTGTCAGGTGTGCAGGAAGGGGGATAATGATGAGTACCTGCTGTTGTGTGACGGCTGTGACCGTGGCTGCCACATGTACTGCCTGAGGCCAAAGGTCACCCAGGTGCCAGAGGGGGACTGGTTCTGCCCCACCTGCGTATCCAAG GCTAGTGACGGTGAGTCACCACGTAGCAACCATCGCTCCTCCAAGCAGAGGACCCGGGTGAAGAAGAGGAGGTACGAAGATGACAGTTCTGATGAAGAGGCGGTGCCCAGCAAACGCAGCGGTGGTGGTGCTAATATAGCAACACGGCATAAGGACGGTGGCCCTGCCTTATCCTCCCGTTACTCTGGAGATGGAGGTCGCACAGCGGGCTTCTCACCCGCCAAGCGCCGCCGCATGACCACCCGCAACCAGCCCGACCTCACCTACTGCGA aATCATTCTGATGGAAATGGAGTCTCATTCTGACGCCTGGCCCTTCCTGGAGCCCGTCAACCCCCGCATGGTGCCCGGCTACCGACGCATCATCAAGAACCCCATGGACTTCCTCACCATGAGGGAGAGGCTGCTGCAGGGAGG